The Bacteriovorax sp. PP10 nucleotide sequence CGGTCGTCGCTACACAAGTTAGCGAAGCCTTTAAGGATGAGTTTACGAATTCAAAAGGATTAAAGACAGACGCACTTTATAGTTTTCAAATTGAGCAGTACTTTGATCACGGGCAATTTATTAAATACGGAAATGTTTTAAGTGCTTCACTGATTGTTGGAAAAGCGATTTCTAAAAAAAATTATCAATTAAACCCGGAAAACTTTTCATGGATGCTCTTATCTGAACATTCTGTTTCTGGTGATAGACCGTTTTACTTGCCAGTGAATTCAAAGAGAGTGACAAGTCTGTTTCAATTAAACCGTCGTCACCCCGTTAAGAGAACTCATCAGCCTCATAATGGAATTGATTTTGGTGCACCTAACGGCACACCCATTTATCCAGCTCTTGATGGAGAGGTGATCACAATCTCAAGAACTCGCTCGAAAGGAAAATTTATTACGATTCGCCACGATAATGGATATCTCACGACGTATATTCATTTAAAGAAATATGCACCAGGCCTTAAAGTTGGGAAAAGAGTTGAGCTTGATGAGAAGATCGGTGAGGTAGGTAGAACTGGTTTTACAACTGGAGCTCACTTACATTTTGGTGTGATTAAAGACGGCTACTTTGTGAACCCAATCTATTTGGTAAAGAACTACCCTTATAGTCAGAAAGATCAGCACTTGGACTCTGAGATTGGTCTTGAAGAAAAGGCCATCAATAATGGCGATGTGCTTGAAGATGCTATTGAAGAATAGTACTCTCTGAGTCACTATGACAAAACAATCAAATTCAAATGTACTAAAAGATCACGCAGAAACAATTTTCCGTGCAGGACTTGCGCGAGTTAATTCACGTTTATTACTTGACCAGGTCCTAAGTCTGAATGGCGACATTCTGACGATTAAGACCGAAGCTGATGAACTCTCAATCAATCTGACTCACTTTAGAAAAATCAAACTCATTGGATTTGGGAAAGCTGCGGCCCAGATGGCCTCTGGTCTTTGTGCCATATTAGATTCGAAAATCGTTGAGGGGGTCATTGTTGTTAAAGACCCTACAGAAGTTAAGCTTCCAAAAAGTGTTGAAGTGATTGTTGGTTCTCATCCAATACCAAATGAGCAAAGTGAATACGCTGGAAAAAAACTACTTGAATTCTGCAATTCATGTGGCCCGAACGAACTTGTCTTAGGAGTGATTTCTGGTGGAGCTTCTGCCCTAGTTGAATTGCCAGCAGAAGGTTTAACTCTCGATGACGTAAGAAAGACTACGCAAGTCTTGATGGCAAGTGGTGTGGCGATTCAGGAGATGAATTGCATCCGCAAACATATATCGCAAATCAAAGGTGGAAGACT carries:
- a CDS encoding M23 family metallopeptidase, coding for MSKFFLCFVFLISFTQRLHASEKAFNILLGYGFKEDDLAHVVKKYPELNDLELASGSNYQAPEESDESHVELKLYSEKTNEAYIVSKSGSDISVERNDVQFDVEVKVIEGAIRESFYDSVMSEFNSPVVATQVSEAFKDEFTNSKGLKTDALYSFQIEQYFDHGQFIKYGNVLSASLIVGKAISKKNYQLNPENFSWMLLSEHSVSGDRPFYLPVNSKRVTSLFQLNRRHPVKRTHQPHNGIDFGAPNGTPIYPALDGEVITISRTRSKGKFITIRHDNGYLTTYIHLKKYAPGLKVGKRVELDEKIGEVGRTGFTTGAHLHFGVIKDGYFVNPIYLVKNYPYSQKDQHLDSEIGLEEKAINNGDVLEDAIEE